Proteins co-encoded in one Dendropsophus ebraccatus isolate aDenEbr1 chromosome 9, aDenEbr1.pat, whole genome shotgun sequence genomic window:
- the FBXL18 gene encoding F-box/LRR-repeat protein 18 isoform X1 produces MSCMCAENESHGKMESYCITPTDLSDEILLQILSYIPSTDLILNVRNTCRKFATLCLDKSLNSSVVLRKQYQARDEQVKQMLRVISQEICELDISDCYWLNSPTVDIVSSCRKLVKLDLAGCSVTSLRLSKILTNLKFLRSLSLDIHGGFDSGQLSSECRTTLGHLRELKQTLFVPSYGVVPCCTSLEKLLLYFEVLDRTREGMVMSGQLMVGESNVPHYQNLRLFYARLAPGNINEEVVRLYLAVLSDRTPENLRSFLISVPGSLTESRATKNLFESMAKNVTLEAFQLPKSWLNGSSLLQHMKFSCPSYLSFSRCMISGEQLTQTLLNGGKDCKSLVSLNLRGCTLCLISNVPFKKPEDDIDCSLLDRLVCACPNLVHLNLSSAHHHSSDTPGTHLCDVFSQLKKLRSLSLPVCAIADNNKINKTQSTGQSTPSTSANSFSKKIRIGAQTFQVSEEQNMLKLQSAFCKLLKGIPALECLELIGSNFYSVMPRNDPAIRNTYPPCKRSHTVSDADVAAISQLHFLQSLTLAQLPGILTGSCLVSIGRSCQQLRTLSLANFGMMGKVMFMSSLCEMLTHCKYLKDLRLEQPYFPANDRFFLALSYCSSLQRLCIISRSGSFQADVVISFIDKCQELVMCHLFTGETLTACKSLQNDIIKRFSLQRPALNTVIFPLLHENLAEVIRDVPLMHLDEITLFKSRVAEEPPNLWR; encoded by the exons GCCAGAGATGAACAAGTGAAGCAAATGCTCCGAGTGATATCTCAAGAGATCTGTGAGCTTGACATAAGTGACTGCTACTGGTTGAATTCCCCTACAGTGGATATTGTGTCAAGTTGTAGAAAACTTGTCAAATTGGATTTggctggctgttctgtgacctctcTGCGGTTGTCAAAGATTCTTACAAACCTTAAATTTTTGCGTTCATTATCTCTTGATATCCACGGAGGTTTTGACTCAGGACAGCTAAGCAGTGAGTGCAGAACTACCTTAGGGCACTTAAGAGAACTAAAACAAACCCTGTTTGTTCCATCTTATGGTGTTGTGCCCTGTTGCACTAGTCTTGAAAAGTTGCTTCTTTACTTTGAAGTCTTGGATAGAACTCGTGAAGGAATGGTAATGTCTGGACAGTTAATGGTAGGAGAAAGTAATGTCCCTCACTATCAAAACCTGAGGCTATTTTATGCCCGTCTTGCACCTGGAAACATAAATGAAGAGGTTGTTAGACTGTACCTGGCGGTTCTTAGTGACCGTACCCCAGAGAATCTGAGATCTTTTCTAATATCTGTTCCTGGGAGCTTAACAGAAAGCAGGGCTACCAAAAATCTGTTTGAATCCATGGCAAAGAATGTAACCTTGGAGGCCTTCCAGTTACCAAAATCATGGCTTAACGGATCTTCTTTACTCCAACACATGAAGTTTAGTTGTCCTTCATATTTGAGTTTTAGTCGCTGCATGATTTCTGGAGAACAGCTTACTCAGACGCTCCTAAATGGTGGAAAAGATTGCAAGAGCCTTGTCAGCTTAAATTTGAGAGGTTGCACATTATGTCTAATTTCAAATGTACCTTTTAAAAAGCCAGAAGATGACATAGATTGCTCACTTCTAGACAGACTAGTATGTGCTTGCCCGAACCTTGTACATTTAAACTTGTCATCTGCACACCATCATAGTTCAGATACACCTGGGACACATCTATGTGATGTTTTTTCACAGCTTAAGAAATTACGTTCATTGTCTTTGCCAGTGTGTGCAATAGCCGATaacaataaaattaataaaactcAGTCTACTGGACAATCTACACCAAGTACTTCTGCTAATTCATTTAGTAAAAAAATTCGTATTGGGGCACAAACTTTTCAGGTGTCAGAAGAGCAAAATATGCTTAAGTTACAGTCTGCATTCTGCAAACTTCTTAAGGGAATACCTGCTTTGGAATGCTTAGAATTGATTGGCTCAAATTTCTATTCAGTTATGCCCCGTAATGATCCAGCAATTCGAAACACTTACCCACCATGTAAACGTTCCCACACTGTGAGTGATGCTGATGTCGCTGCAATCAGTCAACTCCATTTTTTGCAAAGCCTTACACTAGCCCAGCTGCCAGGAATACTTACTGGCTCttgccttgtgagcattggcagGAGCTGTCAGCAGTTGCGTACTCTATCATTGGCAAATTTTGGCATGATGGGAAAAGTAATGTTCATGTCCTCCCTCTGTGAGATGTTGACTCATTGCAAATATTTGAAAGATCTAAG acTGGAACAACCATATTTCCCAGCTAATGATAGGTTCTTCCTGGCTCTTAGTTACTGCTCATCCCTGCAACGCCTATGTATTATATCTCGGAGTGGAAGTTTCCAAGCTGATGTTGTGATTTCATTTATTGACAAATGTCAAGAGCTAGTCATGTGTCATTTGTTCACCGGAGAAACTCTAACAGCTTGTAAAAGCCTTCAGAATGATATAATAAAAAG GTTTTCTTTACAGCGACCAGCATTGAACACTGTCATTTTCCCCTTACTTCATGAGAATTTGGCAGAGGTGATCAGAGATGTTCCCTTGATGCATTTGGATGAAATAACTTTATTCAAAAGTAGAGTGGCAGAGGAACCCCCAAATCTGTGGCGCTAA
- the FBXL18 gene encoding F-box/LRR-repeat protein 18 isoform X3 — protein MARDEQVKQMLRVISQEICELDISDCYWLNSPTVDIVSSCRKLVKLDLAGCSVTSLRLSKILTNLKFLRSLSLDIHGGFDSGQLSSECRTTLGHLRELKQTLFVPSYGVVPCCTSLEKLLLYFEVLDRTREGMVMSGQLMVGESNVPHYQNLRLFYARLAPGNINEEVVRLYLAVLSDRTPENLRSFLISVPGSLTESRATKNLFESMAKNVTLEAFQLPKSWLNGSSLLQHMKFSCPSYLSFSRCMISGEQLTQTLLNGGKDCKSLVSLNLRGCTLCLISNVPFKKPEDDIDCSLLDRLVCACPNLVHLNLSSAHHHSSDTPGTHLCDVFSQLKKLRSLSLPVCAIADNNKINKTQSTGQSTPSTSANSFSKKIRIGAQTFQVSEEQNMLKLQSAFCKLLKGIPALECLELIGSNFYSVMPRNDPAIRNTYPPCKRSHTVSDADVAAISQLHFLQSLTLAQLPGILTGSCLVSIGRSCQQLRTLSLANFGMMGKVMFMSSLCEMLTHCKYLKDLRLEQPYFPANDRFFLALSYCSSLQRLCIISRSGSFQADVVISFIDKCQELVMCHLFTGETLTACKSLQNDIIKRFSLQRPALNTVIFPLLHENLAEVIRDVPLMHLDEITLFKSRVAEEPPNLWR, from the exons GCCAGAGATGAACAAGTGAAGCAAATGCTCCGAGTGATATCTCAAGAGATCTGTGAGCTTGACATAAGTGACTGCTACTGGTTGAATTCCCCTACAGTGGATATTGTGTCAAGTTGTAGAAAACTTGTCAAATTGGATTTggctggctgttctgtgacctctcTGCGGTTGTCAAAGATTCTTACAAACCTTAAATTTTTGCGTTCATTATCTCTTGATATCCACGGAGGTTTTGACTCAGGACAGCTAAGCAGTGAGTGCAGAACTACCTTAGGGCACTTAAGAGAACTAAAACAAACCCTGTTTGTTCCATCTTATGGTGTTGTGCCCTGTTGCACTAGTCTTGAAAAGTTGCTTCTTTACTTTGAAGTCTTGGATAGAACTCGTGAAGGAATGGTAATGTCTGGACAGTTAATGGTAGGAGAAAGTAATGTCCCTCACTATCAAAACCTGAGGCTATTTTATGCCCGTCTTGCACCTGGAAACATAAATGAAGAGGTTGTTAGACTGTACCTGGCGGTTCTTAGTGACCGTACCCCAGAGAATCTGAGATCTTTTCTAATATCTGTTCCTGGGAGCTTAACAGAAAGCAGGGCTACCAAAAATCTGTTTGAATCCATGGCAAAGAATGTAACCTTGGAGGCCTTCCAGTTACCAAAATCATGGCTTAACGGATCTTCTTTACTCCAACACATGAAGTTTAGTTGTCCTTCATATTTGAGTTTTAGTCGCTGCATGATTTCTGGAGAACAGCTTACTCAGACGCTCCTAAATGGTGGAAAAGATTGCAAGAGCCTTGTCAGCTTAAATTTGAGAGGTTGCACATTATGTCTAATTTCAAATGTACCTTTTAAAAAGCCAGAAGATGACATAGATTGCTCACTTCTAGACAGACTAGTATGTGCTTGCCCGAACCTTGTACATTTAAACTTGTCATCTGCACACCATCATAGTTCAGATACACCTGGGACACATCTATGTGATGTTTTTTCACAGCTTAAGAAATTACGTTCATTGTCTTTGCCAGTGTGTGCAATAGCCGATaacaataaaattaataaaactcAGTCTACTGGACAATCTACACCAAGTACTTCTGCTAATTCATTTAGTAAAAAAATTCGTATTGGGGCACAAACTTTTCAGGTGTCAGAAGAGCAAAATATGCTTAAGTTACAGTCTGCATTCTGCAAACTTCTTAAGGGAATACCTGCTTTGGAATGCTTAGAATTGATTGGCTCAAATTTCTATTCAGTTATGCCCCGTAATGATCCAGCAATTCGAAACACTTACCCACCATGTAAACGTTCCCACACTGTGAGTGATGCTGATGTCGCTGCAATCAGTCAACTCCATTTTTTGCAAAGCCTTACACTAGCCCAGCTGCCAGGAATACTTACTGGCTCttgccttgtgagcattggcagGAGCTGTCAGCAGTTGCGTACTCTATCATTGGCAAATTTTGGCATGATGGGAAAAGTAATGTTCATGTCCTCCCTCTGTGAGATGTTGACTCATTGCAAATATTTGAAAGATCTAAG acTGGAACAACCATATTTCCCAGCTAATGATAGGTTCTTCCTGGCTCTTAGTTACTGCTCATCCCTGCAACGCCTATGTATTATATCTCGGAGTGGAAGTTTCCAAGCTGATGTTGTGATTTCATTTATTGACAAATGTCAAGAGCTAGTCATGTGTCATTTGTTCACCGGAGAAACTCTAACAGCTTGTAAAAGCCTTCAGAATGATATAATAAAAAG GTTTTCTTTACAGCGACCAGCATTGAACACTGTCATTTTCCCCTTACTTCATGAGAATTTGGCAGAGGTGATCAGAGATGTTCCCTTGATGCATTTGGATGAAATAACTTTATTCAAAAGTAGAGTGGCAGAGGAACCCCCAAATCTGTGGCGCTAA